The following nucleotide sequence is from Corynebacterium hindlerae.
ACTGGTGAGCCAGCGCCATGCCAATAGAGGTGCTCTCTTAAACAACGGTGTCTCCTAGATCAAGGTGTAACCAAAATCGACAGTCCACTGTCGAACGACGTTAATGAACAGCGCCCACTGTCCGGTGAACAGGGCTAAGCCGACAATAATCAGTGCCACGCCACCGATTAGTTGGATGCCGCGGGAGTGGCGACGCAGGAAACCGACACCCCGCATCGCTTTCGCGGACCCCAGGGCGACCACCAGGAACGGCAGGCCAAGGCCCAGGCAATACGCGATGATGAGTACCACGCCGCGCATGGCGGTCATTCCTTGGGTCCCCGCGGACACCGAGATGATCGCGGCGAGGGTCGGCCCGAGGCACGGCGTCCATCCGAGAGCGAATACCCCGCCGAGCAGCGGCGCGCCCAGTAGCGTGGAGAGGCGTTTGGGTTGCATGCGGGTATCGCGGTCGAGCGCCGGTACCAACCCCATGAACACCAGTCCCATGAGGATCGTGACCACGCCACCGATTTTCTGCAGTAGCTCCTGGTTGAGCGTCAGCGCCGAAATCGCGCCGAAGACCGTTGCCGTTGCCAGCACGAAGATGATGGTGAAGCCGCCGATGAAAAGCAGTGCCGCACCGGCAACGCGCCAACGCCCTTGCTTTGCGACGGCCGGTCCCTCCGAACTCATCTCCAAATCATTGCCCACCACCCCGGCGAGATACGACATGTACCCGGGGACCAGTGGGACCACGCAGGGGCTTGCGAAGGATACAAACCCAGCCAGCGCCGCTGCCAGCAATCCCAAAATCAGTGGCCCGGTGGCCGCGATATCTGCCAGTTGTTGTCCCATTTAGGCCTCTTGGGTCAAAGGCAACGCTACATCCAGCACGTCTTGCGCTGTGACTTCCCGCAGGAACACCGCTGCCGGGCGGTGCTGCTTGTCCAGAATGATGGTGGTCGGGATCACGGATGCGGGCAAGCCTCCCATTGCTGCGGCTGTCTTGAACGGCGGGTCGTACAGGGATGGGTAGGTCAGGCCGTTATCCGTCATGAAGTCACGGGAAATCTGGCGCTGATAATCCTTCACGTTGACGCCAAGGACAGTGCCTTTGCCGGTCTCCTGCAGCTTTTCATGGATTTCCTGCATGTCGTCGGACTCGGAACGGCACGGGCCGCACCACTGCCCCCAGGCGTTAATGACCACGACTTGGCCTGCGAAATCTGACAGGTTCACCGTCCCGCCTTGCACGGATTCACCAGAAAACTCGCGGATCGGTTTGCGTTCCGATTCCGGATACTTAATGTCGGTTTGTCCACCGGGGGCCACAAAAGACCAGGTGCCTCCGATGGCGACGGCATCTTGCCCGGCGGTGTCCTCAGCCGAACATCCGGCCAAGGACAGTGCCACGCATACAGCGATAAGGGAGCGTTTCATCTATATTCCCTGCGCTGGTTCGGAGTAGTACATGTCGGTGATCTGGTTACCTTGGAACACCAGGGAGGTCAGAGATGCCAGTTCACATTGGCGCATCGCTGGGTTGTGTGCCAGCGACTTCCCTTGCACGCTGCGCTGCACCATGACGATTGGGAGCTGGTGGGACACCAGCACAGCCTCGTGGCCTTCTGCTGCCAGGCGACCGCGCTCGATGGCGTCCATCATGCGGGCTTCGATCACACTGTAGTGCTCGCCCCAACTCGGCAGGGATGGGTTCTTCATCAGTGGCCAGCGCACTGGGTTCCACAGCTGAGACTTCCAGGACTTCACGCGCAGCCCCTCGTACCGGTTTCCTGCCTCCAGCAGGCCCTTATCGATGTCTACGTCCAGCCCCAGCTTTCGGGACAGTGGCGCTGCTGTTTCCTGGGCACGCTGCAAAGGAGACGCCGCAAGGTAGGTAATGTCATGGTCTTGCAGTGCCTCAGCAACCTGCTCAGCCATCGCGTTTCCCCGCGCGCTCAGGTGGTAGCCAGGAAGACGACCGTAAAGAATGCGGTCCGGGTTGTAAACCTCGCCGTGCCGGAGCAGGTGGACGATAGTGGTGCTCATTTAGCCTTCCTTCTTGGCTGCCGCAGCCGCCTTGGCTGCCGGGACGAGGGCGGCTTCGATGCGTTCGAAGTCATTATCCGTCAGTGCGCTGGAGACGAACCAGGTTTCAAACGCGCTTGGGGAACCAAACACGCCATTGTCCAGCAAGGCGTGGAAGAAGCCTGGGAAACGGAAGGTATCGGCTGCCTTCATGTCCGCGAAGTTACGGCCTTCGCCTTCTGCGAAACGAACGGACAGCATGTTGGAGGCGCGCTGGATGTGGTGCGCAACGCCTTCCCGGGTCAGGGCTTCAGTGAACAACGTGGCCAGGCGATCAGCGTTGGCGTTGACGGTGTCATAGATCTCCGGGGTGGCCAGCTTCAGGGAGGCCATACCGGCTGCCATCGCTACTGGGTTTCCGGACAGGGTGCCCGCCTGGTAGACCGGGCCGTGCGGCGCCAAGTATTCCATGATGTCTTTGCGGCCACCGAAGGCAGCTGCCGGCAGACCGCCGGAGATAACCTTGCCGAAGGTGGTGAGGTCACCCGCCACATTATCGACGCCGTACCACCCGGAGTACGAGGTGCGGAACCCCGTCATCACTTCATCCATGATCAGCAGCGCGCCATGCTCATGGGCAATATCTTTCAGACCTTGGTTGAAGCCAGGCAGTGGTGCAACGGTGCCCATGTTGCCCGCGGCAGCTTCGGTAATCACGGCGGCAATTTCACCCGGGTGTGCCTCGAACGCAGCCCGGACTGCATCCAGGTTGTTGTACTCCACCACCACGGTATCGCCTGCGGCTGCACCCGTGACGCCGGGGGAATCCGGCAGGCCGAAGGTGATCACGCCGGAACCTGCGGAAGCCAGCAGCGCATCAACGTGGCCGTGGTAGCAGCCGTCGAACTTGATGATCTTCGGGCGGCCGGTGAATCCTCGTGCCAAGCGGACAGCGGACATGGTGGCCTCGGTGCCGGAGTTGACGAAACGGACCTCATCCACGCTGGTGCGAGCCACAACCATTTCCGCGAGTTCCACTTCTGCGGTCGTTGGAGCGCCGTAGGACAGACCACGGGTAGCGGCTTCCTGGACGGCTGCCACGATCTCCGGGCGGGCGTTGCCCATGAGCATCGGGCCCCAGGAACCGAAGAGGTCCACGTATTCGTTGCCATCGACGTCGATAAGCGTGCTGCCTTTTGCCTCCTTAATGAAGCGCGTCTGGCCGCCGACGCTGCCGAACGCACGCACCGGCGAGTTCACACCACCGGGGGTAAGGGCGAGCGCGCGGTCAAACCACGCGGCGGACTGGGTGGTATTTGCTGAGGTAGGCACAGACATTTCGTTTCCTTAATGTGAAAATTTCAGGCCGATGACGCCACCGACGATCATCGCGATGAACAAAATCTTGAGCGGCGACGCCGTCTCCTCGCCGGTGACGAAGGAATAGATCACAGCGAGTGTGGCGCCCATTCCGACCCACACGGCATACGACGTGCCTACCGGAAGATATTTCATCGACCACGCCAACCCACCCATCGAAATGGCGCAGGCCAGCAGAAACACGATGCTCGGCAGTATCCGCGTAAACCCCTCGGAACGCGACAACGCCACAGCCCACACTGCTTCAAAGCAGCCAGACAGAATCAAAACAAGCCAAGGCATGACGGTCCCTAAAATTTACGCAGAGTAACGTGCCCTACCCTATCCAAAAGTTGTAGACGGGGGCAAACGGGCGGGGCAGCTTAACGACGCCCTCCACCCCAGTTCACTCATTCCTCATCGGATTCTGGTCAGCGGGCCATCTGCCTGGCCGTGGAGCCTTTCACGCACGATCCAAGTTGGTGCTCTCCTTGGCTCCTTGGCTTCCAAGGCTCCTATCTCGGCGGTTTGACTATGTTAGATTGACGATGATCCCTCGATGCCACCCTTTTTCACTACCGTGACCTGCGATCATCGTCAAAGCACTATCAGCACAAGCGGAAAACGTGAAAATTTTTAGTAACTTTCATGGTCCACAAGTGCTGTCACTGATTGTCGCTAACGGGATACGAGCATGCAGTCAGCGAACTATTCTCCGCAGTTACGACATTGTTTCAAGATGCTTCCCCAATGCTTTAGGGTTACCTACACACCACACCGGTAAACGCGTTCGCCCCGGCCACAGCAGGCTCGGCCATGCCACAACAAGCCTTGCCGTGCTGCGCCATCCTACTTAACGGGACAGCTCCGTTGCTAGCGCCTCTGGCTGGGAATTTAATGAACAGGGAAAACCACCATGATTAAGAGAACCGACAGGCTATGGAAGAGACCTGTCTTTCGTGTTCCGGTGATTGAACTAGCCTTCCTCATTGTCGCGTTTCTCACAACAATGCAGGTCAAGTCAATCCTTGAGGTGCAGGAACCGTTGATCTGGTTCATCCAGCGAGAAGGCCTATTTGTCATGCCCGCAGCGTTAATCCAGTCATTACTACTTAATTTCGCACGAGTTAGCGACTTTAAATGGGATATCGCGCTACTCGTCGGAGGTTGTCTCTCCCTCTATCTCATTAGAGACTGGTACCACGAACCGGTGCTCCTCGGTGCATACCTGCTAGCTTTTTTGGAAGGCAGCATCACTGCTTCCATACTTACTGCGCTACGCCGAGTTGGCGCCTGGTTGAGCACCCGCAAAAGTGGTGCTCAGCGGGCTTAATCATCTTTCGGAGACCAACCGCCCCGCGGCAGCCCGCGCCCCAGCGATAACATTCGGAATGCCGACACCATCTGCCCAGGCACCGGCCACCTCCACACCATCCACTGCCGTCAACGCAGAGCGCACCGCAGCAACGGTAGCGAGGTGGGTGTCGCTATAGCACGGAATGCCACCAAACCAGCGCTGCACAAAGATCTCCGACAGCCCCGCAGCGCGGCCGTCGAACCCGGTGATTTTCTGCAGGTCATCCAGGGCGTAGTCCACCAAATCATCCTCAGAGGCGCGCACCAGGGCGTCATCGCCAAAGCGCCCGAAGGAAGCGCGGACCAGAGCCCCACCACGCTCAGCCAGGTGCGGCCACTTCTTCGACGCCAGCGTGAACGCCTTGGCATGCACCCCTGGCTCGTCAGTGGCGATGAGAATACCGGAGTTGTCCGGCAGCCCTTCGGCGGAATCGAACTTCATTCCCACCACAACGGAGGATGCCAACTTCACCTGCTTAAGCGCAGCCGAGGCCTCAGGAGACACAGCGCGCAGCTGCGGAGCAGCAGTCGGCGCAGGCGTGGTCACCAGGACGCGATCAAAGGTTCCCTCGGCCTTTTCCAATCGGAGTCCGCCCGGCCCACGCTTGATACCCGAGATGAACGAATCCAGGTGGATTCGGGCACCGGACTGCTCGGCAAGCTCTTCATATAGCTGCGCGTAGCCGCCCTGGAACGCCCCAAACACTGGTCCCGAACTCGTGCGCGCTGACCGCGCCGCATCCAGCTTCGCGACGGCCCCCGACAACGTCACCTTTTCACCTTCGGAAACCATACGATCAAACACCGCTGCCAGCTGTGGAATCGTCGCCCGCACTCCGAGGTCATCGGCGGCACAGGAATACACACCACCGAGCAGTGAAGAAACTACATGGTCAACGACCTCGTCGCCGTAGCGCTCGCGAACGAGCTTGCCGACGGACATGTCGCCACCAGGAGTCCAATCGATACCAGGCTTGTCACCTTCGGCGTCGATAAGCGCGGCAGTTTCGGCGGAGATCAGCCCGTCCAATCCGGAGGAAGTCGCGGGGATCCCCATCGCGCCACCCATGGGAATTGGGTGCAAGGCGCCACCGCTGTAGACCAGGGATTTCAGCCCAGACGGGGCGACGATGTCATCGCCGAGGCCGAGCTGTTCGAAGAACTCAGTCGCATCTTTTCGGAACGCCAAGAACCCTTCGGCTCCCATGTCGGTGCGGCCGGACTCGAAGGGGACGGTGTAGAGCTTGCCGCCGATGCGTTCGTCGGCTTCGAAGACGTCAATCTCGGCGTCTGGGTCCAATTGGCGCAGTTCGTAGGCGGCGGTGAGCCCTGCAAGTCCAGCGCCGATGATCGCGTACTTCATGTTGTCTCCTAAGAATGAATAATGCGGACGGCTTCGGTGATGGCATCTGGGTCAGTACTTGGCATCACGCCGTGCCCCAGGTTGAAGACGTGACCGATGGCGTCGCCGGCCTCGATAGCGGCCGCAGCCTCGGACTTGATGCGGTTAATCTCGCGGGTCATGGCCTCGGTGCCCGCGAACAAAATCGCGGGATCCAGGTTGCCTTGCAGCACCTTCGCCTGCACCCGCTTGGCTGCCACGTCGAGCGGAACCCGCCAATCGATGCCCATGACCTCAGAGCCAGCTTCGCTCATTGCGCCCAGGATCTCCCCAGTGCCCACGCCGAAGTGGATACGTGGGATGTCCTTGACTGATGTGAGGATTTCCGCAGAGTACGGCAGCACGAACTCGCGATAGTCACGCTCAGTGAGGTACCCGGCCCAGGAATCGAACAGCTGCATCGCCTCGATCCCCGCGTCGATCTGGCCACGCAGCCAATTGATGATCGTCGGGGTCAGGCGCTGCATCAGCGCATGCCAGACCTCTGGTTCGGCGTGCATCATCGCTTTTGTCTTCTCGTGATTCTTGCTTGGGCCCCCCTCGATCAGGTAGCTAGCCAGGGTAAACGGCGCGCCCGCAAAACCGATAAGGGTCTGCTGCTCCGTGAGCTCTTCCTGGATAATACGGATCCCTTCCTGCACCTCCAGCACGTCCGTGTCCAGGATTGGCAGGTTGTTGACGTCCTCGATTGTGCGGATCGGATCCGCCAGAACCGGGCCTCGGCCAGGGACAATATCGATCGGCAGACCAGCGGCCTTCAGCGGCACCACAATATCCGAGAACAAAATCGCACCGTCCACGTCATGGCGACGCACCGGCTGCAACGTGATCTCCGCCAGCAACTCCGGCATAAAGCAGGAATCCAGCATCGGGATTCCCTCACGGACCTGGCGGTATTCCGGCAAGGATCGACCAGCCTGGCGCATGAACCAGACCGGGGTGCGGGATGGGGTTTTGCCGGCGATGGCGTCGAGAAGCGGGGCGTTCTTGGCAGTCATGCAATCCATTGTGCCCTACCTGGTGCGCGGCCGGTGAATGGGGCGAAGCAGCGCTGCTTACCGACGCCCACAGCAGCCATAACTCAGCACTGTGCATGGCTTATATTGAATTGGCCCAAGCCAACTACCAAGTCACGAAGGAACTTTCTTAACGTGAAGAATCAAACCGATGCAAGTTGGTGGCGGTTCCCTTCACCCGAACTGTTTGCTTTCATTAGTTGATGGGTCGCGTTGTTGATGCCCTGGTCAGAGATAGAAGGCTGGGCTTTCCTACTTATGTTGGGAACAACCTTGGCTTTCTTTTGTTCATTTGTTCTCGGATTGACTAGACCAACGCGTTGGGTTCCATCGCCGGCTGTTTTGGTGCTAGGCCTGGCTCTTTTGGCGGCAACGTTTGCTCTATCACATGGAGATCCTGATTTTGGAAGGGGCTGGCTGCTCATTTCAGGTTTTGGACTGACCTTCTCGGGAGTTTCTGATCTCATTCGACGTTGTCTGGCGATGTGGAAGTATCGCCAGACAACACCGAAATCACGCAGGAGAAACCCCTAAAACCTCCGCACGTTGTTTGAGCGTGCTTCGATGAGGAACGTAAACAAAATGGTAAACAGCGTCGCTGCCATTGGGTGCAGGACACCGGCCACCGCGGCGGTCATAACCAAAGCGTTGTAAGCCCAGGCCAGCATGATGTTGCGATCGACTAGGGCGGAAATTCGCCGAGCTAACGCTATAAGTTCCGGAACCACTGAAACGTCGGAACGCAGCAGCACCACATCTGCTTCTGGGACGTCCAATCGGACTTGATCGTCCATAAGAATGCCGACATCTGCCACGTTGAGGCATTCGCGGACCCCAAGGCCACCAACCATCGCAACTTGGGCGCCTTGGGTGTGCACGCTGCGGACGGCAAGCACTTTCTTTTTCAGGGCGATGCCCGCGAGGACGCGGGACATTCCGAGATTGTCGGCAAACCTGCGGGCCACCGGGTACATGTCCCTAGTGATCATGATGGTTTCAATGCCCATCTCTTCCAGCGTGGCCACGGCATCTTCCGCGTCTGGTTTGTTGTCTTGGCGGAGCGTGATCACACCACGGGCCTGGCCTTTCCAGCTCACCACAATCGGGATACCGCCAGAGACGGCCACGTTGGACAGTCGGGAGGACAGGCCGGAAAGGTCGTGCGGTCGCACGAGGGTTGCCTCGACCTGGCGGAGTTCCACTTCCCCTTCGGAATTCTTCAGCGGGATTTCAATACCGCCAGACAGCGTCCCATCGTCCAGCACCTGGGGGTGCGCTACCTCGATCCAGTGCGGGATGTCCTCACCGCCGGTTCCCGCGTCACGTGCTTCGCGGGCGGCCCGCACCAGGGCTTTGGACGCGGGGTGGACGCTCTCCATGGCAAGAGCACCTGCGACACGGAGGACAAGCTCCGGGTTCTCCCCTTCCGCCACCGAGATGGTCTCTACGAACATGTCCTTTTCGGTGAGTGTGCCCACACGGTTAAACACCATCGAGTTCACCTCGTCCAGTTCACGGATCACTTCCGCATTGCGGACCAGGACGCCAAGGCGAGCGGTCTGTTCGATGCCGAGTTTCATGGCTACGTTCGTCGATAAGGCAAGTGCGACAGGCGCCACACCTGCCAGGATCGCAAGAGCCGACGCCACGGCGGCGTTAATGTTCGCTCCGATCAGCCACCAGAGGAAAAAGTCCAGGGCCGCAATCCCCAACGCCCATGGCACCAACAACGATGCCGTTTTAGTGGCCAGCTGAGCCGAACGGTTCTGATACTGGGAGGCTTCCTTCACCCAGCGGTAGATAGAAGCAATGCGAGTCTGCGAGCCCGTCTTATGCACGCGGATTTTCAGCGGACCACTAAGCAGAAAGCTGCCCGCATGCACCGTGGAATTTACTTTGACTTTCTCGGTTTTCCCAGAATAGTTCGTAAACATGCCGGGTTGGATTTCCGCGGCGCCACCGATCACACGCCCATCCACCGGAATGGTCGCGCCACCTGGAACAATGATGTCATCCCCCACGCGAATTTCCTGGACCGGAATCTCCACATGCACAGACTTTGAAGTGGCGGTGTCTTTCCGCACCACCGTCACAACGTCGAGTTCTCCCCGAATCTTGGCCTTGTACTCGTCCATGAGGTCTGGGCGCTCACGTCTGGTGAGCAAGCTCCCCAGCAGCATGAACACCGTCACTCCGCAGGCAACGTCAAGGAAGAATTCGCCCTGGGCCACCCTGTTGTAGTTCTGGGCCAACCACTGTGGCTGGAAGCGCCAATCCGGGCTTCCCGCTGTGGTGAACACCAGCAGGAAAATCGACCACAGGTAGGAACTCAGCACCGCCGCTGAGCTCGCAGCATCAAGCGCAGACATGCCCCGTCGCAGGCCGGCAGCCGTCGCACGGTGGAATGGCCAAGCACCCCATGTCACCACGGGCGTGGCGATGGCGAGACACACCCACTGCCAGTAGTCGAACTGGAGATCCGGAAGGTAAGAAAGAATGAAAATCGGTAGGCTGAGCAGCGCGCTAACGAGCAGCCGGGAGCGCGTCAGTAGTTCCTTCGCGGTAAACAGCACCTCGGTAGGTTCTTCGTCTTGGCTTCGAATCAGCTGGACGTCGCGAAGCCGGCCCGCCCGGCGCGCCGCCAGATCAGCGCGCTCCTCCGCCTCTTGCTGGCGTCGACGAGGCAGTCGAGTGGCCCGCAGCGCCAATTTTTTCCTGCGTCCCCGCAATGGGAGTGGTCGCCGGGTTTGATTCAGGCGCTCTGCACGCCGACGCAGCGACGCGTTGGTGAGAACCGCGTGCACGCCAAAATCAGCAAATACCGCGATGACATCGTCGGGGCTCACATCGTCAGGCGCCGTAATCCATGCCGTGGCGGACTCATACACCACCGACGCACGGATTCCGGGACGCTGTTCGAGGGCTTCCTCAATGTCAGCCACATGCAGCGCTGACTCCAACCCCTCCAACTCCAACGCGAAGGAAGTGTGGGCGGAAGCCTGCCTGCGTGCCAGCCGAACATGCGGAGACTCATCTGAGTCAATGGCCCCGGCGAGCCCGGCAGCTGCCGCGGCTTTTTTCGCCTCGGCGATCGCCGCATCCATTTGCTTCTGGGAGCTACGCAGAGTCTCCGGGGTAGTTTCAAAATCAGCCACTGTTAATACTCGTCATTCTGGTAGGCGAAGTATTGGTTCACGATGGGACGATAGATGATCAACGCACCTGTGGTGAGCAATATCGGGATGAGGGCGATCCCCACTCCGGCGGCCTTGACAGTGAAGGCGATGAGGTCAACGAGCACACACAGCACAATGACGGCGAGCGTCCAGCGGCGCGAGTATTTCACCGCGCGGCGTACCTGCGTCATTAGCATCGCGATCAAGAATCCAGCCACAATGTTAAAAACACCAACGAAGCGCTGGTTCAGCTCCACTGCAGCGATCAGCCTCGGATCAACATTGGTGTCCCCGGAATAGCCAGACGTTGCGACGACGAGGCCAAAAAAGATAGCGAGCCCGGCGCTAACGACGAGCCACCAATAACCAATCTTCAGCGGCAGCGGCGGCGCGTCGAAGGTAACGCGCTGTTCAGTGTGTGCGTGGTCGTCATCGCCACCCCGATACATTGAGGGAAACATGTAGGTCATGGTGCTTAACGTCCTAGGGTTTCTCGGCAGGCATCGCGCGCGCCCACTCCACAGATTCTTTCTTAGCACCAAAAAGTGCGGCCAGCACTGCACACACTGCGGTGAGGAGCTGGACGATGCCGTCGGCAAGCACCAGCGGGAGCGGCAGGCTAGCTGTGGTGGCGATTTCAAAAACGAACAGGCCACGGAGAGCAAAGTACACTGCGAAAACGGTGAGGAATCGCCGTGCACCGTCGGCACGCTTGGTGCCGTTACGGAAAATGTAGGCAGTCCAGGCGATCGCTACAACGATGGCGAGTGCGATCAGCCCGGAGAAAACTACCGCTATCCCGGACAGGAGAGTCAGCTGCTGATCGCTGAGGGTCTCCAGCTGCTGCGGGTTCATCGTCTGTTTGACAGCTTCTTTGAGCTCAGCGGTACCCAACAGTCCCATTACCACGTTGAGGATCTGGTGGAGGGTTTCAAACACCACGACCCCAAGCCACATGTTCATCGCCAGGTTAACGGCTTCCGGGCGCTGTGATGCGACCTCCACGAGTCCCTCCTTGTGGGCCTAAAAACTAATACTGCTCACGCAAAATGCGTGCAGCCTCGACAGCAAAGTACGTCAGGATCTGGTTGGCGCCTGCCCGCTTGAACGCCAGCAGCGCCTCCATCATGGAGGCCTCGCCGTCGAGCCAGCCGTTGGCTGCTGCTGCCTGAATCATGGCATATTCGCCGGACACCTGGTACACCACAACCGGGACGGGGGACACCTCAGAGACAGCGCGCAGGACGTCCAGGTAAGGCATACCGGGTTTGACCAAGACAAAGTCAGCTCCCTCAGCCACATCCAGATCCACTTCCAGCAGGGACTCACGCACGTTAGCGGGATCCTGCTGGTAGGTGCGTCGATCGCCTTCCAGCGAGGAGCCCACGGCCTCACGGAACGGACCATAGTAGGCGGAAGCGTACTTGGCGGAGTAGGCCATGATCGCGACGTCGCCGAAGCCTGCTTCGTCCAGTGCCTGCCGGATCGCAGCGATCTGTCCATCCATCATGCCGGATGGGGAGACAATGTGGGCACCGGCGGTTGCCTGCGCCACGGCCATCTTCTGGTAGCGCTCCAGGGTGGCGTCATTGTCCACGATCGTGTCACCGAAGCGGTCGGTGGCCAGCACGCCGCAGTGCCCGTGGGTAGTGAATTCATCCAGACAGGTGTCGGCCATCACCAGGATGTCGTCGCCGAATTCTGCACGTACAGCCTTAATAGCCCGGTTGAGGACGCCGTCCGCTGCCCACGCTTGGGAGCCTTCCGCGTCTTTGTCTTCCGAGGCTGGCACGCCAAACAGGTCGATACATTTGATGCCGGCGTCGCGGGCTTCCCGGATGGCGTCGATAAGCGTGGCGAAGGTGTGCTGCACCACGCCCGGCATGGAGGAGATCGGTCGAGGCTCCTCAATGCCGTCGGCGATAAACATCGGCAGAATCAGGTCCGCCGGGCGAAGCGATGTTTCCGCCACGAGGGCGCGCATCGCCGGGCTCGTGCGGAGGCGACGAGGACGACGGGTGATTTCGGACATGAGGTTTCCTCCCAGTTTAAGCGACTATTCTGCAGCTTTACGACGCGCACGGCGCTTCTTCCGCGGCGGCGGAAGTTGACCTGCTGCCCGCAAGCCCGCAACATGCTCGGCGAGGGCATCCACGAGTTCGTTAACGCCCGCGACCTCCGGCACCACATCGACTCGTAGCCCCAGCTCCTTCGCGGTAGCGGCAGCCATCGGCCCAATGCACGCAATGATGGTGCGCTGGTGTGGCTTACCGGCAATGCCCACCAAGTTAGCCACGGTGGACGATGACGTGAAGCAGACTGCGTCGAAGCCACCGGACTTGATCATGTCGCGAATCTCCGCGCTCGGTGGAGCGGCTCGGACGGTGCGGTAGGCCACGATGTCATCGACTTCCCAGCCCAACCCAATCAGCCCGTCCACCAGCACATCGGTGGCGATGTCGGCCCGTGGTAGCAGCACGCGCCCCACCGGGTCCAGGTCTTCGTCATACTCCGGGAAGACGTTGACCAAGCCTTGGGCATTTTGCTCAGTCGGCTTGGGGAGCAGCTCTGGGGTGATTCCGAGCGCGCTGACAGCTTCCGCCGTCTTGTGCCCGACGCAGGCAATGTGGACGCCAGCGAAGGACCGTGCATCCAGCCCAAACTGGGTGACTTTTTCCCACAGCGCATTGACCGCATTGACGCTGGTCAGGGCGATCCACTGGTAGCGTCCCTCCACGATGCCCTTGATCGCTCGTTCCATTTGAGCCGGATTGCGTGGCGGTTCCACAGAGATCGTCGGCACTTCTTGTGGAATCGCACCGTGCGAGGCCAACCGAGTGGACATCGGCCCGGCCTGTTCCTTAGAACGTGGCACCAGCACGCGCCAGCCGTACAGGCTGCGGTTCTCCCACCAGGAGTACTTTGACCGGTTGTCCACGCCTTTTCCTAACGTCACCACGATGCGCCCCGGAAGTTCGCCGTCGATCTTACCGAGGGTGCCCAAGGTGGTGTCGTAGGTGCGCTGCAAGCGGGTAGTG
It contains:
- a CDS encoding heavy metal translocating P-type ATPase — encoded protein: MADFETTPETLRSSQKQMDAAIAEAKKAAAAAGLAGAIDSDESPHVRLARRQASAHTSFALELEGLESALHVADIEEALEQRPGIRASVVYESATAWITAPDDVSPDDVIAVFADFGVHAVLTNASLRRRAERLNQTRRPLPLRGRRKKLALRATRLPRRRQQEAEERADLAARRAGRLRDVQLIRSQDEEPTEVLFTAKELLTRSRLLVSALLSLPIFILSYLPDLQFDYWQWVCLAIATPVVTWGAWPFHRATAAGLRRGMSALDAASSAAVLSSYLWSIFLLVFTTAGSPDWRFQPQWLAQNYNRVAQGEFFLDVACGVTVFMLLGSLLTRRERPDLMDEYKAKIRGELDVVTVVRKDTATSKSVHVEIPVQEIRVGDDIIVPGGATIPVDGRVIGGAAEIQPGMFTNYSGKTEKVKVNSTVHAGSFLLSGPLKIRVHKTGSQTRIASIYRWVKEASQYQNRSAQLATKTASLLVPWALGIAALDFFLWWLIGANINAAVASALAILAGVAPVALALSTNVAMKLGIEQTARLGVLVRNAEVIRELDEVNSMVFNRVGTLTEKDMFVETISVAEGENPELVLRVAGALAMESVHPASKALVRAAREARDAGTGGEDIPHWIEVAHPQVLDDGTLSGGIEIPLKNSEGEVELRQVEATLVRPHDLSGLSSRLSNVAVSGGIPIVVSWKGQARGVITLRQDNKPDAEDAVATLEEMGIETIMITRDMYPVARRFADNLGMSRVLAGIALKKKVLAVRSVHTQGAQVAMVGGLGVRECLNVADVGILMDDQVRLDVPEADVVLLRSDVSVVPELIALARRISALVDRNIMLAWAYNALVMTAAVAGVLHPMAATLFTILFTFLIEARSNNVRRF
- the hemB gene encoding porphobilinogen synthase, with amino-acid sequence MSEITRRPRRLRTSPAMRALVAETSLRPADLILPMFIADGIEEPRPISSMPGVVQHTFATLIDAIREARDAGIKCIDLFGVPASEDKDAEGSQAWAADGVLNRAIKAVRAEFGDDILVMADTCLDEFTTHGHCGVLATDRFGDTIVDNDATLERYQKMAVAQATAGAHIVSPSGMMDGQIAAIRQALDEAGFGDVAIMAYSAKYASAYYGPFREAVGSSLEGDRRTYQQDPANVRESLLEVDLDVAEGADFVLVKPGMPYLDVLRAVSEVSPVPVVVYQVSGEYAMIQAAAANGWLDGEASMMEALLAFKRAGANQILTYFAVEAARILREQY
- a CDS encoding bifunctional uroporphyrinogen-III C-methyltransferase/uroporphyrinogen-III synthase, which codes for MTKPQPAEKHQELGTVIFVGAGPGNPDLLTVRAREVLGGASLAVADAAVLSGVRAIVGSDLPIPEEKQQAFDAEYERICAEAKANGARRRPPKPPGPSAADIVEVVEGSAQDVAQQLHDLVATGTNVVRLVTGNPLSSNAVLAEINAVAAAGLEFNVVPGMSLPATVPTFAGIALGSTYTETDVAQDDVDWDVLAVAPQPLVLQAEAGDLPTISAELHQRGLSADLPATVTVNGTTRLQRTYDTTLGTLGKIDGELPGRIVVTLGKGVDNRSKYSWWENRSLYGWRVLVPRSKEQAGPMSTRLASHGAIPQEVPTISVEPPRNPAQMERAIKGIVEGRYQWIALTSVNAVNALWEKVTQFGLDARSFAGVHIACVGHKTAEAVSALGITPELLPKPTEQNAQGLVNVFPEYDEDLDPVGRVLLPRADIATDVLVDGLIGLGWEVDDIVAYRTVRAAPPSAEIRDMIKSGGFDAVCFTSSSTVANLVGIAGKPHQRTIIACIGPMAAATAKELGLRVDVVPEVAGVNELVDALAEHVAGLRAAGQLPPPRKKRRARRKAAE